A segment of the Sphingopyxis sp. OAS728 genome:
CCGGCCTCGACTTCCTGGCGCAGGGCGCGCCGTCGACGGTGAAGTTCTCGATCACGACGAACTTCTAGCGTTCAAGGGCGGTATCGAGGCTCGGCCGCAGTGTCGTGCCGCGGACGGGATGGGGCGTCCGCGGCACCGCAAGATCAAAGAGCCTTTCCGAAGTCAGTTTCGCGCACCGGCCTGCCGGTCGCGGTCCTTTCGCTATGCGCGAAAGGCTGCCGAAACGCGTGAGGATCAAAACAAGTGGAAGGGGTTGGACTATGACGCATATGCCTAAATCGCTGTTTCTCGCTGGCGCTGCTTTTGGTGCGCTTGTTGCGCCGTGTGTTGCCTCTGCGCAGGATAGCGGCGCGACGAACGAACGCGACGGACCGGCGCTCGATGAGATTGTCGTCACCGCGGACAAGACCGGTACCGAACTGGTCCAGGTCGGCAGCTTCCGCGGTGCGAAGCAGCTCGACACCCCGCTGACCATCGCCGTGATCCCGCGCGACGTGCTTGACACGCAGCAGTCGACCAGCCTGATCGATGCGCTGCGGAACACGGCTGGTGTCACCACCGCCGAAACCGCGCCGACGGTTTATAACAATCTCGCGATCCGCGGCATCCTTGTCGAAAACCGCGGCAACTATCGCCTCAACGGCACGCTGCCGATCATCAACCTCACCGACCTGCCGCTCGAGGACAAGGAGCGCGTCGAGGCATTGAAGGGCGCGTCGGCGCTCTATTATGGCTTCACGACGCCGTCGGGCATCATCAACCTGACGATGAAGCGGCCGACGCAGGATCCGCTGCTCGCGCTGAAGGTTTTTGGCAACAGCCACGGCCGGATCGGCGGGCATGTCGATTTCGGCGGCACGACCGGCATCCTCGGCTACCGCATCAACGCGGTGTACGACCGGCCGGATTCGGGCATCGATCATACGCGCGGAACGCGGACGTTGATCGCGGGGGCGTTCGACATCAAGCCCACCGACAATCTGACGATACAGCTCGACGGCGAACATATTTTCAAGAAAATCAACGAGCCCGGCATCTATCGCTTCATTTCGGTGCCGGCTGCGACGCCGACGAACCTCAATCCTGCGATCGCTATCCCGGACCTGATCGATCCCAGCACCAACTTCGGCCCCGACTGGGCATATAACCGCACCGAGTCGACCAACCTGCTCGGCAAGGCGATCTGGAAATTCAGCCCGGCGTGGGAAATCGTCGCGAGCGCCGGCATTTCGAAACTCGAGCGCGCGCGTCACTTCAACACGCTCGATCCGAATGTGATTAACACCAATCCGGCGACGGGCCCGGTCGGCGAATCCCCGCTGTCGATCAGCTATCAGCCGGTCGCGAAGTTCAAGAACCAGAACTACCGCATCGAGATCGCGGGTGCGCTCGATACGTTCGGTGTCGAGCATGAGCTGCTGATCGGCGGCTCGATCAACATTCGCGCGAACCGCTCGTCGGCCAGCACGGCGCAGACCTGTTTCTACAGCGCGACCGGCGCGCTGCTCGGTGCAGGCTTCCCGACGACGCCGATCCCGGCCGGCGCGACGCGCCAGACCTGCCGTCAGAGCATCACCGATCCGCACGATATCCCGCAACTCGGCGAACCGCTCGCGGCCGAGAACAATCCGACGCAGATCACCGACAAAGGGATATTCATATTCGACCGCATGAAGGTTACCGAATGGCTCCAGATCCTCGGCGGGGTCCGCATTTCGGACTATCAGGAGAAGCGCCTCGACACGGGTCTAAAGACCTTCTCGGCATCGCCGGTGTCGCTGTCGTTCGGTGGCGTGCTCAAGCCCGTGGAATCGGTGAGCATCTATGGCACCTATATCGAGGGGCTGGAATCGACCCCGGGCGCGCCCACCACTGCGGTCAACGCCAACGAGCAGCTCCCGCCGAGCGCCTCGACGCAATATGAAGGCGGCGTGAAGTGGGAACCGTGGCGTGGCTTCCTGTTCCAGGCGGCCTATTTCAACATCAAGCGCGATTCAGCCGTCCTCAACGGCGCGAACCGCTGGGTGAAGGACGGCCGTTCGACGTACAAGGGTGTCGAACTGAGCGCGACGGGTAACGTCACGCCCGACTGGTCGGTCTATGCCAGCGCGCTCTTCCTCGATGCCACCTATTCCTCGGGCGCGCCGACGATCCTGACGCCAACGATCTCGCCGACGATCGTCGGCAACCGGGTCGAGAATGCGCCGAAGCGCACCTTCTCGCTCGCGACCGAATATCGCTTCACCGACATGCTGCCGGGTTTCAGCATCAACGGCGCAGTCTATCACACCGGCAACCGGGCGATTAACTCGCGCAATCAGGCGTTCATCCCGGGGCACACCCTGTTCGACCTCGGCGCGGGCTATTCGACCGACATCGCCGGCGTCGACACGATTTTCCGAATCAGTGCGGAGAATATCACCGGCAAGCGTCACTGGGCGTCGACCGGCGGGCTGCTGCTGTCGCAGGCTGCGCCCTCGACGGTAAAATTCTCGATCGAGACCAAAATCTTCTAAGGCTCCTCCACTGCCGGGGTGGGGAGCATACC
Coding sequences within it:
- a CDS encoding TonB-dependent siderophore receptor, with protein sequence MTHMPKSLFLAGAAFGALVAPCVASAQDSGATNERDGPALDEIVVTADKTGTELVQVGSFRGAKQLDTPLTIAVIPRDVLDTQQSTSLIDALRNTAGVTTAETAPTVYNNLAIRGILVENRGNYRLNGTLPIINLTDLPLEDKERVEALKGASALYYGFTTPSGIINLTMKRPTQDPLLALKVFGNSHGRIGGHVDFGGTTGILGYRINAVYDRPDSGIDHTRGTRTLIAGAFDIKPTDNLTIQLDGEHIFKKINEPGIYRFISVPAATPTNLNPAIAIPDLIDPSTNFGPDWAYNRTESTNLLGKAIWKFSPAWEIVASAGISKLERARHFNTLDPNVINTNPATGPVGESPLSISYQPVAKFKNQNYRIEIAGALDTFGVEHELLIGGSINIRANRSSASTAQTCFYSATGALLGAGFPTTPIPAGATRQTCRQSITDPHDIPQLGEPLAAENNPTQITDKGIFIFDRMKVTEWLQILGGVRISDYQEKRLDTGLKTFSASPVSLSFGGVLKPVESVSIYGTYIEGLESTPGAPTTAVNANEQLPPSASTQYEGGVKWEPWRGFLFQAAYFNIKRDSAVLNGANRWVKDGRSTYKGVELSATGNVTPDWSVYASALFLDATYSSGAPTILTPTISPTIVGNRVENAPKRTFSLATEYRFTDMLPGFSINGAVYHTGNRAINSRNQAFIPGHTLFDLGAGYSTDIAGVDTIFRISAENITGKRHWASTGGLLLSQAAPSTVKFSIETKIF